ttctttttcattcatttcctttctcatttcatttacctctcttttttttcctttcgtttccttgttcattcattttctttcccatGTCATTTGCCTCccttttcattccttttctttcccatttCATTTGCCTCccttttcattccttttctttcccatttCATTTGCCTCccttttcattccttttctttcccatttCATTTGCCTtcgtttcctttcctttccatcgctccatttccttttctttccctccatccatttcctttcctttccatcgctccatttccttctctttccctccatccaaacaaagtgttattctttataaaagaaaaacagatttATCAAGCAGATCTGCAACTGGTGATATATGGAGCCGAATACATAGTAACGTAAATTCGCTTGTCCTTAGCTTGTGTTTGAACTGGGAATGAGGCATTTTCTAGTTGGGTTGTCCCGTCCAAGTGATGCTTTCTTCTTCGGTTGGGATAACAAATCCGCTTCATATTGTAGGTGAGAATCTTCCTCATTAAGACAACAGGCCGTATATGAGCGCAAGTCTGGATGTGTTTGTAGTTTGTACACATGCTCGGTGTCTGTTCGTCTTGGATGCGTAAGAGCGTCTCCTATTTCCTTTTTCGATCAGGAAAACTTAAATTATTGCTTAGAACAACCGCATGCATTAGCAAGTACGTGTGAATCTGATCATCGAATGGCCAACTAGGGACCTCGGGGAGAGTAGCGTGGCCGATGGACCTGGTGAAATGTTAACAGCACGtctttactttcattttcatgggCACTACTTCTTGTGCTTCAGGAAGGTAGAGCGTGACATAAGGTCGAAGGTGCATTGGTTCTATCCCAAACACCAATGCAATCTTAGACCCAAGAAACATGGGAAAGAAGGAAGCTTGGGCgctgaaaaatataaaaagaagacCGACCAACTAAGGCAGTACAAGCTATACGGAGAGGCTGTTCCAGTGTTTTGCAACTTAAAAATATCTGTTCGTGAATAAGTGAAGTGATGATCAAATGAAAGGCTTCCCACTCAGAGAACTCTTTGGTTCTGTATTGTTCTTTGTTGAATCACTGTCGTTCTAGTAATTGAATGGCATTATTGGAAAGTAGGAGGGAAACCTGCTTCTGTTTAGCTTATCCACAATTCTTGTCCACCGAATAGTTAAGATTTAAGAACTAATTGGCGCTATTAACTAGTCAATACAATTTGGAGATTTTGTATATTGCCACCAAGTAACATtttgacaaatgaaatttttgaagctATCTATCTTTAGATGAAGATTCTTATGCAAGATTGTATAGTAGAACCCATTGGAGCTGTCGCATACCATCGTCAAACATACTTGTCACAGGTTGCACCGTGATTGCCATCTAAGGATGCAAAGATTTATAAGCTGCACTCGTCAACAACTTGATGGCATTAACTTTGTGGCCTGGATGTCTATAGCAAAACAAAAGGCAATAGGTCATGCATTTATAATAACAAGTACTctgagaaagaaaggaaaattatatttttctaaagTCAAAGATATATATCTCCTATACGTTTCTTATCTAACTAACGTTCAAAAGTTTGTTTAattacccccccccccccccaacccatcaaaaaaaaaaaaaacacgcagGCACACATATAAGTaattacttgatttaatttattGCAATTGCAACTCTACCATATGACCCTATAATATTGCTTTTGTAATAAacaatattcaatttttttcattataacgtATACACAAATTTTTTACAAAGTTTTAAAGGTAAGCAGCCAGTAACTTCTATAAgaattctagtttttttttgtcattttcaaataaCAAGAATATGCTGCAGGGCGTCCATTCCTTATAGATAAGCGCACCCGTGATAACAACTTTacaggaaagaaaaatgaagaattcaTAAATCTACGTTGCCTTCTCAATACTTTTGTCAAAAGAACAAAGGAGGACTCGCAAAAGCCAGTATAAGCCTCCTCGGCGACCGTAACGGCCTACTAAGGGTGATCATAACCCCAACGTAGACAGAAATAATGAAACATTACGTCCCGTAATCAATTCTTTTAATCTAGGATCGAAAAGTAACAAACTCATACCGGtaaccgagagagagagagagaagatgctAATGGGCAAGAAGGTAGATCCACAAGGCCGCAGAAAGTAATGCCCTATGTTTCAACGTTGATTTTCAGCAATGTCCACTGAGCTTCTTGAAGGAACATTGAATGTCATACAATTCTTAGTCACAATATGCAATACGTGCTCACGTTGAACGCTCTACAGCACCAGAAGAAATCTACaatactaaaagaaaaaatgatcatGGCCAGCATCATCTGAGCCCATCAAAAGGGAAGTCGAAGCAGCTGCCGTTGTGTCCACGCTTTGGGACAGTGAATAGCACAGCACACTAAACTTTCTGAAAAGGACATACCATCATCACAAAAGTAGTGCACAACTAATTTTAGAAATGAGTAATACTCAAGTTTCTTGAAGATCATGGAGGAGTAAACCAGAAGATGGAGGAACATACCTGGCCAGGGTTTGAAGCTTGTCCATGACCACGGCGTGGACCGGTATTAAGGTCTATCATTTTCGACTCGGGCTTCTCATTATCAGCATTAGCATCATCAGCCGAAACCCAGTGGTTGTTTTGTATTCTCTCTTTGGGGCCCGCTCCTGCTATTGCAGTTTGAGCCACTTGTTGCTGGCCACGCTTATGTTCGGATGGCTCAGTGGGCTGCAAGGTCTGACCATCAAAAGGATTTGTTTTGTCTCCTGGAAACTAAGCAAAGACTTATAATATGTCAGGTTTCAAGGTTGAACAAGTGTGCAGTTGGCTTCTTTTCCAGAATGTGATCACTAACCTCAACCCTCTGCCTTAACAGAAGATATCTCTCATGCGTTCTTTTACCTCCCACATGAACAAGCATGTCGCACTGCAAGCAGAGTGAACTCCCATCTATTTCACAATAGAAGAATGCTGGACACAGTTTGCAAGAGAAACGGTTTTAGCGAGACCCTCCTCAAATTGGTTAAAAAAAGAGGGTGAAATGCGATCCTTCTACAAGAACAGGATACCTGAGGCATTTTCACAAATGTCACATCGAGTTACGGCACTTGGATTAGCTAGTGATACTCTTACATGCCGGCTTGCTAATTTATTACATGTGTGCACCTGGCATACAGAATATTAGAAGGTAAAATGTGATGGCTGGCATCCCACTGCAATAGAAGAATTTGCACATAGAGAGACAATCTAGCCAAGGCAAGAGACATGGATACATGCAGAAAATTTAAGGAGTATGAAAGATCCGAATTTGGAACAGACAAGAAAAATATGCACAGACAATGACATCAGCTGAGAATTGATCCAAGAGATAAGGTGTTCATCATCCAGTTGCAACATTCACCAAGAATGATCTGACAGATTAACCAAAGGatcgctctttctctctcacagatatgcacacacacacacacacgcatacatGCAATACCATTAACAAAGAAGTTCCCGGCTTCCAGCACATCGGCCAAAATTCATGCAAAACAAACTTCATAAAGAAACTCACAGGTAACCAGAAATTCAATTTAAGGCCGATAAAAGATAGGAATACCATGGAAGTCATGGGCAGCCTCAACATCCCGAAGGCTAGCAAATCAAAAAACCCAAAATAGGAAGACAAAACATTAAGCTGTAAATCTGGCCAAGGTTTTAAGGCCAATATTGACTGTGCAATGGACATCAGCTTTCAACTGAGATGCTACTGACAGAGGAGTAAGAAAGTACACAAGACCAAAATTTTTGGGTTGCACAATTTGGGCCATCCTCACACAGAATGCAGCAGCTCATCAAGGCAAGACCAATCTCTTGCAGGTGATAGACTGTGTTAAGTAAGATGGCCCACAAGGAGAAGCCATGTGAGCATGCATAAAGGGGGATTGAGGAGAGAACCCGACAGATGAGTGCATCTCCCAGCAAGGGAGAATAGCCTTGTATCCCACAAGTTTAGAGGAGATGGAGTCTTGCACCAACAACAAGTACAGCAGAGGGTGACGAAGGAGACACAGAGGCTGAGGCGTGCAAGTGGGGCATA
This window of the Nymphaea colorata isolate Beijing-Zhang1983 chromosome 2, ASM883128v2, whole genome shotgun sequence genome carries:
- the LOC116248047 gene encoding B-box zinc finger protein 18, encoding MRTICDVCESAPAILFCAADEAALCRSCDDKVHTCNKLASRHVRVSLANPSAVTRCDICENASAFFYCEIDGSSLCLQCDMLVHVGGKRTHERYLLLRQRVEFPGDKTNPFDGQTLQPTEPSEHKRGQQQVAQTAIAGAGPKERIQNNHWVSADDANADNEKPESKMIDLNTGPRRGHGQASNPGQKV